Part of the Mixophyes fleayi isolate aMixFle1 chromosome 12, aMixFle1.hap1, whole genome shotgun sequence genome is shown below.
tcacagcgctggggtcatgagttcaattcccaaccatggccttatctgtgtggagtttgtatgttctactcgtgtttgcgcgggtttcctctgggtgctccggtttcctcccacactccaaaaaacatatactggtaggttaattggctgctgacaaaaatttaccctagtctccctctttttctgtgtgtgtgtatgttagggaatttagactgtaagctccaatggggcagggactgatgtgagcgagttctctgtacagtgctgcagaatcagtggcgctatataaataaatggtgatgatggtgtggTCATTTTTATGCTTTTGTGTTTTAGTACTTTAAATCTAATAAAAGCCTTTTGTTACAATTAGTCTGTCATATAAACAGTTTTAGCCATATAAATATTCTCAGGTGTATATCAACACTGGTCTGAAACCCCTTCAAACATCTGTTTCAGCTTCCACCTGTCTTtgatgcaagactgatcttcatctctcaccgCCTCACATCCACAGCACCACTCTGCAATTTATACCTCCGGAATCCTATTTACTCACCCCCACCATCCATCCATAGATCTCAAAACTAATCtggaaatactctccctcctatAGCTACACCTCACCTCCgataaccacctctcaatccTGCCTACAAGACGTCTTCTGTACTACTACCCGCCTATAGCAGTCCCTACCACGCCTGGTCAGACTGTCCCCCAGCCGTCTGCGGAAAACCCAACTCTTTATCAGAGTCTATACTAATCCCCACTGGtccacaactgtcccaatctccgctCCAAACCACACACACTCCTCTTCTCTTtttccactagattgtaagctctatccctaccctttgtttttatgtctgcattttgtCTTCCTTATTTTATGTATCCCCTGTCTAGCATTTATGAGTTACACCAACAAGCAACTATTACTGGTAGtgtgaagtggcctcatgtgaaAGCAAAAGCCCTCCACTAATAGAATACAGTAACAATAGGCTTCTGACAATGGAAGGCACACACATCCCTGCCTCAAAATAGCGACgcttcacaaaaaaaaaaccaccaaaaCATTTAATCCTTACTTTATGAACTGGGCAGACATGCAAATCTTTTCTAATTCATCTTTTCTGTATTCTGGATATATGGCTATACCTCTGGTATTAACCACCAGCTTCTCCACTAACCTCTATTTTGTGTGCATGGGCCGGGGTTATaagacaataaaaacatatattttatagcaGGGACATGCGAAAAACTTCTGGAGGAGAAAGGATTTTTCTGTAAAGAGCTGCACCCAAAGTAATACTCCTACCTGTAACTAAGAGTTATTCTTGAAGCGGTTTCCAGTAAAGATAGTGGGACTTTCAGCTGAATGTCTGGAGCCATTGGGTTTGCCTTTACAAATGGATTACCAAACAGATCCAGGTTTTCAAGCACTAACATCTTGAAGCTGTTGGGAAGATACGGAAGTTTATTTTTGGTGGCGGTGAGAAACCGTAGTTTAGCCAGCTTGCCGACTGCAAACGGTAGTTGTACCAGTTCATTGCCGTCCAGCTTCAGACTGACAAGTTCTTTGAAGTTGCAGAATTGGACAGGAAGAGCCTTCAGTTTATTCTCACTCAGGTCCAAAGACTTCAGCGAGTGTCTCAGGGTAGAATTACACAGCGCTACCTCAAAGGACTCCAGGAAGTTACTGTGTAGGGTAAGTTCCTGAAGGCACGCGAGGTCACCTATAGTCTTTGGCAGCTTCTTGATATGGTTGTTGCTGAGGTCGAGTTTCTGAAGTTTCTTTAAACACAACATGCGCATGTCCACCCGAGCCAGCTTACAGTACGATACCTGAAGGTGCTCCAGGGAGTATGGGAAGTTCTTAGTAAGGGGGTAGTCTCTCTTGCAAGTTATGATCAACTTAGCCCTGGGCTTCTCTATTTCAGAGGTCTTGGCGGGAGTTAGACGTGACAACGGTAAAGGATTGGCATCTGTGCCTTTATGTGCCAGACCCACGGCAGAAATAAAGTTCTTTAGATTAGAGGCGTCTGCCtaaaacatggaaaaaaaaaatcagaaaatataaatatgaggGGAACTCCCAAAGTGATTcaaatattaactctttcatAAAAAGAAACcccaacaaaacaaatatatagaatCTAATATCaggaatgttttttcatgtaagggAACATAATATTTTGGAGCGccatgcctaaaatatattattttacaactATAAATTAGCCCAGCCATTCCCTACACTGCGCTGGCCATTCTCCCCCTTGTTATattgtgtagcagtgctcctaaCAGTGTCTGTAAGAGGCGGAGCTCTAAAAGTTTATGGTGATTAGCGACTCCTGTTTTAAATTAGTGGCCCACATGGCACAATGCAGCCATTTACATTTCATGTGTTTGCTATACAAGTTCCCTGGTCTCctttgtaaattatttttcttttattctatCACTTCAACTTTTTGATCAGGGCTATTGTGTCATCATAAGATGAATTCCTTGTTATATTTAATTGCATTATGTTGATCTGTGTTTGAGCTTTGAATAcaatttattactatttattggcCTTAGTTTGCGTTTCCGTGGATAACCACTTTTTACTAATATACTAATCAGTAGTGTTGTATAAGGCCTTCAGTTATCTTTTATTCATTGTTTTAGGTTTTCTTCTCACATAAAAATCATTAGATAGAGCTGTTTCTGTCTTTGTTGTGGGATACACCATTCCTGTGCTGAGCTCACCACCTAGGGTACCTATCGGctatgtgtcctatccaggacaaagagtaaataaccTCTGCCCCATGACATAAGGACATGGCTAAAAGACGGAAAAGAAAGTACAGACAGAAACTAGAAGGGAAATGTcacctatttatcaaaggttgtAAGAGGGCATGTAAAAAAGACAATACATTAAAGTCATCAGAAGGTACAAAACCTCTAATATGTCCTAATTCAACAGCTACTCAGAAGATACAGTACCTATAGCTTATCTTGCTGTCTCGCAAATACAAACTTGTTAGATGTGTTAAGTGTACTCCCCATACTCCCCTAAAAGCTCCTATAGAAGTGACACTTCAAGGGCCACAGATCAGCCTTAGTCTCctgtaacaatacatttaatcaaagaaagaggcacCTTCTGTAATAAAACATCAGCAGCCACTTTAATAAATTAAACAAGTGATACAATCTATAACAAACAAAATCGGACATtaaagcagaaaggagctggGGCAAGTGTAGGCTAGAAGGGCCACAGGTGGCCTTAGtaactgttgcccatcactgtcctgTAGCATTACTTGACTTTTTAAAGGAACGCAAAAATCtaaagtaatatttttaaatttttttgcttaCAAATTACCTACCTCTGCTCTCTCTTTACCCCCATTAGGCAGGTTAAATAAGAAGAACTGCTGAGAGTAACAGTGTTGCCTGTTACTGCATAGTAAGATGGAACACAATTTCTGCTGGTTTGTATTTAAAGGCAGGCGGCACGTCTTCTCTGATGGAGTCTTGCTGTTGTAAAGTCACTGATACATGGTGAAAAGGCCTTGCtgtagggcagtgatggctaacctgtgacactccaggtgttgtgaaactacaagccccagcatgctttgccaatagataactagctgatagctggcaaagcatgctgggacttgtagtttcacaacacctggaatgtcacaggttagccatcactgccctacaGCAAGGCCTTTTCACCATGTATCAGTGACTTTACAACAGCAAGACTCCATCAGAGAAGACGTGCCGCCTGCCTTTAAATACAAACCAGCAGAAATTGTGTTCCATCTTACTATGCAGTAACAGCATTACCCCAGAAGCGTCCCATTGAAATCCTGAACAATTTAGGGAAAAAGGGaaatgggataaaaaaaaaaaaaaaaaaaaaaaaaaaaaatttacatagtTAAAATGTCCAAACGTCcactatatacaaacatatagggAAGATTAGCAGGCATACTTACAGCAAACAAATAACAGTGTTATATTGCAAGTGAACATCACTTGATTGTACCTTGCTCAGGCATATATCCACAGCTGGTTCTTTAAGTCGTATTGTAGCCTTTCCCTCATTTAAAAATTTGGAAAACAAGTTCTCAATGTTTGCCTGCAGCTGTATAAGAGAAGAGTCAGGGTATTAGAATATGGTTTACTTTACATAGCTGCTTATAGACAATTAACATGTTCTCATGTTTCTGTTACACACATCGTATGAGCAGTTTAgaagaacatttattaaaaacaaaaaccacacatCAAAAAGCTTGGACACACTGATGTTTCTGTGGTACTTCCATCTGAACTGTTTTCACCTCAATTAaagtagggatcattgatccctatagaGAACGTACCTACAGGACAGACAAGTGTTTATATTAAGTTTTAAACAGAGCATGGACACAAGAAAGCACAAAATTCTACATCTGAAGTCTAGTCAATTTGTCTTTCCTGTGGGTGTGTTGCCAGTAGGGACTGAATCACAATGCTGACATGTACTGTACATCagtcacatatttatttatttttttactagctTTAGAATTaaaatcttcaaaaaataaatattgtgaattTCGCTCATTTAGTTTTTATTTCTCTCAAATTTTTGCCAATTTCAATGGCAATTTATTAAATCAATTTCCATATATTCCCCTATATTATATAATGCAGATTTCAGTGATTTTGTCAAGTCTGTCAattctttttttaacttttaaaaaaacaaattactttttGCAATTTCACTTGAATAGATCTTCCAATTTAAAAATCACCCATGTAAATAGCTAAAAACTGGCGATGTCAATAACTATTAATGAATATCACACTTTAGAAGATTTCCCCCTAAATGGTTAattgaaattcatttttatttctttaacatgTGATATTGAGGTGGAGGGAAACATCTTTCCACATCACACTACAGCAAACATTACACGCAGAATTGTCAGTGTTTGATCACTCCTATGtaaagggcagcatggtggctcgaccatggccttatctgtgtggagtttgtatgttctccccgtgtttgcgtgggtttcctccgggtgctcgtttcctcccacactccaaaaacatactggtaggttaattggctgctaacaaaatttaccctagtctctgtctgtgtgtgtgtgtgttagggaatttagtctgtaagctccaatgaggcagggactgatgtgcccaagttctctgtacagcgctgcagaatcagtggcgctatataaataaatggtgatgatgatgtaatggGAGGAATGACTCCCTCCCCCATTTTAACTTGTCACCATGAGATCATTTGAGACTGTGATTTGTAGTTGGTCCTCCCTCTCCATCacccttttataaaaaaaaaaaaacccagctgAGCTGCCAGAACATCGGTCTTAGGGGCACATTGGTAAAGACTTATCTAGGATGAGGTGATAGTTGTAGCTTTACAACTGCAGACAAACACTgcatccccaattgtaaagcgctacagaatatgttggtgctatataaataaatgatgatgatccccACTGATATAGCACCACTGCAGCATGTGTTGTACATGCAGCACCTGATATTGCACTGTCCACCTGGGGGCGGTATGGAGAGAGGAGGTGATGACAGGTATTTGCCCCAGTGATAATGAATATATAGAGAATGACATTAACTACTCAGTGCACTAGATGCTACAGAACTTCTCCTGTTGCCATggtaacagcccccccccccccccgttgtcatggcgactgTCAGACTGAAGAACCAGGGACTCGCCTTGTATCTGGATCCGGCCTTGTCTTTAAGGGTACAGATCATTAAATAGATAGGGCCCCGCTCTCTGGAGCCCTTCTCCTCCTGTCTCCCCACGGACAGCACTGCCCGGGTGCCCTTCCCCCTGTTCCTCATGCCGAAGGTGGGCAGCATGCGGCTGATCACCTCCACCTCACACTGCAGCTTCATGGCGGCAGCTCCACTCCTCCGGGATGATAGAGAGCGGGCCAGGAGTACAACCGCTCTATCCCGCCACATACATCACAACTTTGTGTTCCCGCTCGTTACACCTGTGACGTAGAATGTCCTCCGGGATGATAGAGAGCGGGCCAGGAATACAACCGCTCTATCCCGCCACATACATCACAACTCTGTGTTCCCACTCGTTACGCCTGTGACGTAGGGGAGTCCTCCAGTCCTCCGGGATGATAGAGAGCGGGCCAGGAACACACCGCTCTATCCCGCCACATACATCACAACTTTGTGTTCCCGCTCGTTACACCTGTGACGTCCAGTCCTCCGGCATGATAGAGATAACACCAGAATGTCTCTCGTTCTCTGTACTGTTCAATAGGCAACTCTCTTGTCTACACCAGCAGATGTCACTATAATTAATGTGCGTTTGTCGCCACCTTGCGGCGGAGATAGTAATAATACTGAGGACTGGACCAATCCAATCACAAAACTTTGAATAAGAAACCTGTATAATAACAAATaagtaaaaggtgtttttcttCTTACAATATTGTGCATGTCCCTCCCTATTACCTTCCACAAATCTCTCTTTTTTGTCTTACTCCCTCCATTTTTGCTTATAAAGACTATTGCACCTAATACTGTTGCACCTTATCTCTAATCCTAACCTAGGGCAGTGGTACTAAATCTTCTGTTAGCTGGAACCCCAAACAGGAAACCATAGAGGAGGCAATCCATGGTtttatccatacctcccaactgtcctgatttaggtgggacagtcctgatttgaggggctCTGTCTAGATAGGGAAAACTTGTCATATGGAACTTGAAGTTGGTACAAATGTCTCGTTCACCGCTGCTGTGTGGGTGCAGATGCCATAGGTGTGCGCTGCGTTGAAGAGGAGCTTTTATTTTGAGGGGAAGAGGACTGAGGGTGGTccaatgtttataaaaaaaaaaggaaacttctagatatcatcatcatcaccatttatttatatagcggcagtaaattccgtagcgctttacaattgggaacaaactttaataaaacaatactaggtaatacatacagacagagaggtaagagaaccatgTCGGGGTCTGTGTCCATGAGGACCTGGCTGCCCCTAACAGCCTGATTGGGATGCCGGAGGCAGAGTGAGCTGGGTGTCAAAATCAGGCACAATTGTTGCCTATATAAGTTGAGTTAGAGAACCTCTTGTGAGcattgtcgaatctaaatcagattgttcacctgtaagtgtcagtttatgagctcatcacctggagagaattaaatacacagcAAGTTCtgtgtgtacaattagctctactttattagttacaagtccatagcTATATAGCAAAGAATCATGTATTACAGAGAACAACACCCcgaaaggttttaaccactcatgctgcctctacacagatcttgctacattctcacattttcacacaggaatactccccaggggggagttggtttatctcctgttctGCCATAGTCAAGGTAATGGGtatagtttcttgcaaacaatgaaatactcctacaaactagctgtatctaatctgtctttaagctataagagaacaaaatggctataaggcaacaagatggcgtcagcttagcaaaatcacatttcacaGCATCTTACCTCATACGTTACCAGCCCGGCCCTCCCTGCCTATATATAgtagtttttaaaaaagaaaaaaatagatcaTATAGTTGTATTGTGCAAAATgcagggttttattattttaagcagtattaatatatatttatttataactatCTGTACTTGTACTCTTTTtagaacttttatatatatattgctaattTTTAATTACAGTTATATATATTTAAGTTAGAAGTTTGTGCTATTAAGAggggacaggggagggaaggtgGGGTCTAATATAGGCTCATGTTTCTGCGCATTTGTATAACTGAACAGGAGCAGACCCACACGGAGATGCAAATATGGCTGACAATAGCTTGATGTGGGCTGTTATAGGGCGGTATGATAAACCAGAACTTCTCCAAACTACTCTGTAAACAGGAGCAACTAGGAGCTGCAAGTAAAGGCTCCTGTTCGTTTTCTCAGCTGGCAATGAATCTCCTAATCAGTGTGACAGCTTTTTTGCATTTAACTATGGCtgtaattaaacaatacattaaataataaacatacaaatTATTGATATAGGTTTTTGTGGACACATTTGTAGCCAAATCAGCATCAGCCCCTCATCCTCGTGTATCAAAACTTCTAtttttatagattgtaaacttgtatACCAGGCCCTCTTGCCACTTTCTCTTTTTCTTAATGTCCAGTCTTGTTTTGTTATTGCGTTTGTTCCAATTGTATAGAGATGCGCAGTATGCTGGAAGTATtagaataaatttatatatatatatatatatatatatatatatatataaatatatattagaataatataattacattttgaatGAATTGTACTTATTATGAGAGAATATTTGGATTAAGGAGCCAATTTACTAATGGCTGCATTTCTCTACTGTTACGTATCATTATAAATGATGATACAACACGGCGATGCCTTTCCTTCACTAACAACCCTGGGTTctgacacaaagggctagatttactaaactgcgggtttgaaaaagtggggatgttgcctatagcaaccaatcagattctagctgatttatttagtgcactctacaaaatgacagctacaatctgattggttgctataggcaacatccccactttttcaaacccgcagcttagtaaatctagcccaaagtctgtATTGCACATTTGCGACCTTAGGTCACTCTTGTGAAGGGCCATTTTCATTACTTAGCGGAGGGGAAAGCAGGAATGCTGCGGAGAGAGATCCGAAGATCCTACTCCTGCGACGCTCTCCCCATAGGGCAGAACGGGGTCAAGCTCCGAAAAACTATGCTTTTTGGAGCTTATTAATTTGGCCCAGACTGCATTCCCCATTGAAAATTTTGGGGACTCCAGTTTAATATGATACTTAGCCAATCTATAATATCTCCTGAGTTAGACTTTTGTTAGATAGATGTATTACATTACaatgcctaaaccatgctgaaaaaaatgtttctgcatggtttatggctcagtaaataggcccctatgaaACATAATGGATATTGTGTAATTAAAATGATGTCAATATACCTAACACAGTTGTATAAACTGTAATTTCCCATAACactatgttactctgttattccTTCTCTGATTTTACTTTGATTAGATTTTGTGTAATTGTAATATGAGTATTTCACATACATTGTTCTAATGGGTGGGCATTATTCATCCTCTGATACATATTGCACAATTGTTGAGTTACAATTAAAATCGTAACTAAGAAAGTCACATCTGCCCACTAATTGGTGTCTGAAACTCATTGGACAACAATTAAATATCCTAATAAACAATAaccacaaaaaaattataaaaaatcaaCTGTTCTCTCTAAGCTAGAATGCTGGTACTGAAAAGAAGGCTTTTGCTGGTCTTAATTATGAATATTGTCATAAAAGGAAAGGAACATTGTTACAAATGGCCTACATTCCCCCTTCTCACCCCCATTCCGCACTTGAAGTCGTAGGCAGTTGTGTCAATTGTGTTCGGACATGAGTTACATGGAATTGTGTACGTCCCATTGTAATGCATGTGCAGAGCGAATTCACACAAAATACGTCGCGCAAATGGACTTTCGTTggcagatgaatcaggcccagtatctttAAATGCAATATGTTTGATTCAAGTCAGTTCCTATCTGTGTGGAAGTTTtgttccacacagataggaccttTGTTTCTTCTcacagtccaaagacatactaggtTCAAGGCCAGTGCTTGATTCTCCTTTTTGGGGTTCCGCTAtatgtagttttctgtaatacatgATTTGTGCTATAAAGATATgtacttgtaactaataaatcgGAGCTAATTGTACACTCAGAACTTACAGTCCCTTttattctctccggctgatgagctcataaactgataaacttgacgcttacaggtgaacaatttgatttagattcgacacacCCATGATGTAAAGACGATTACATGGCGTTTTacagagggggtggggccaaaatattGCTGGGGGATGGCCTCCTCTCCCAGGAGATCTACCCGGAAcattggcggatccagggggggggggggcgatcggggcgatcgcccccccctagcagacacttgctgccgacagctgcacagtatgtgcaggtccgtccagccgtgacaggcagggacagtgtgctgcccggctgctcagagcagccgggcagcacactgtccctgcctgtcacggctggacggagctgcacatagtgtgcagccgtcggcagcctaagatgttagaaaggggcggggcctaaatcccccccccctaaatcgccccgggtacagcatttttctagatccgcccctgacctggaatttcaggagtctcctggatattccgggagagttggcaagtatgatttagaccagggccgtaactagggctgtgtgataggggcgcccacccagggtgcaatgctgaaggggggcgcagtttctgattgttttaggttcatttggctaAAATTCAGGGCTGGGGCGGGGCATTTTTGTTTCTCGAAAactttaagttacggctctgatttagactgtaaagctccaatgggggcagggactgatgtgagtaaattattctctgtacagcgctatataatgAGGTGGCGCTATACAAAACAATTATCTTTATAtaaagtggtcgaagtggacgTTTATAAGCAGTGGGATGAAAATGTAAGTGGATGAATCTTTATAAGTTCAAAAATTAAAGCTGTAGTGGGAATTCTTGTTCCTACTGGATTACTATTAACCTGTGAGCAAACCCTTTAAGTTGGGGAAAATAGGATTTTAAATTATGGCATCATAAGTACTTTGAGTTAAATATTTTGTGTGAGGTACCTGTTGCCCTATTCAGGACACATGGTCGGTGTATCTGCATTTTGTCTCTCCTGACAACACTGCCTGATGTTGTACGTTGTCTGTAAATCTTTGCAATAAAgttgttgaatagaaaaaaaacccgACGCCATCTCTCCATTGTGTCTGGATGCTCGCGATGCATTGTGGGATGTACTGGCAAGCGAGGATGCGCGTTGCATGCTGGGAGGCCTCGGCCGGGTTTGAATAGCGCCTGCGCGGCTCCGCCTCTTCCTTTTCACGAGCAGAGAGTCGGAGAAGATGGGTCACCAGCAGTTGTACTGGAGCCACCCCAGAAAGTTCGGCCAGGGATCCCGCTCCTGGTGCGTGTCTGCCGGCTCTGGGCTCTCAGCCGGGGGGTGGGGGAGAAGGGACCTGGGAGAGCGgggtggatggaggaggggggctgagGGTGCAGCGTGTGGGGATAGGCCGCATGGGGAGCATCATGGCGGATGAGAGACCCGGATGATGGCGGTGGTTGGGTGGAGCGGACTTCTAGCTGTAATCCTCCCAGCGTAGAATGGTTCTCCGTCACCTGTGCCTGACCCCCCTATAGTGACCGGACTGTACCCCGTTATACACAAGACCACTCCCCCTGTGACGTCACACACcggctatagtgtgtgtctaatatataatttttaatggtATTGTATGGGGGGGGGCGCTTGGTGTTGCACCCTGGGGTGTCCTCTGTATACTGGAAATATTTATAATCTACATATAGCTTAATcggtgtaaaaaacaaaacagaaaaacaaccCCAAAAAACTATGGTTACATTTACTctaaaccagtggatcccaaactttttcagtttgaggcacccttatagtctccacaatttttttcaaggcacccctaagccaaaataattgccaagtagtCCCCTGTCTTGCTTATCACTGGCCCTATCcggggcacccctgtgagatcaccgaggcaccccagggagcctaggcgcacagtttgggaacactGCTCTAAACTAACCTGTCATCTCACAGCTTATTTCCATTATATACAAATGATTCTCTACTTTCTGGTAATTGCATAAAATGCACAAATTTTCATCTTAAGGTCATTTAATTGTttccaataaataatgattttgacTATTCACTGTTAACAATATATACATTGTGTTCTGTCTACCTATTGCAATATAGTCACGATAAATAGTTTGTGTCTGCAGACTTTAAAGTATTTGATCCCTGGTAAGGAGGGTGACATATCAATGGTTTTAATTCAAAATAGGCATGACCTGTTGTCTGCATTATAGGTAGTGGTGCATTCTGCATTCAAACTTTTTCCAATAGTCACcagataaatgattatgatgGTTTGTAACTTTCCATCTTTTAATGCATACCATATTTTTGTCAACACAAGTTATGTGACTTTAAACTCTCGATTTTTCAAATGAAAAAACTGGAAAATTTGAAATGCAATGTAGAAGTATTGTATCTTTTTCCTGAGGATGCTTAGCAAGTTTGTTGCTTGGCTGTTGCACATCAATTTCATtaatcagattattttttttctccctttacaGCCGTGTATGCTCTAACAGACATGGATTGATCCGCAAATATGGCCTAAACATGTGCAGACAATGCTTTAGGCAGTATGCCAAGGACATTGGCTTTGTTAAGGTATGTTATTGTGGTCCTGTTGCGCTTTCTGTGGGTAATGTACATGGGATTCAGCACAAAACCAATAACATCCCATAGGATTATCTCTATCAG
Proteins encoded:
- the LRR1 gene encoding leucine-rich repeat protein 1; translated protein: MWRDRAVVLLARSLSSRRSGAAAMKLQCEVEVISRMLPTFGMRNRGKGTRAVLSVGRQEEKGSRERGPIYLMICTLKDKAGSRYKLQANIENLFSKFLNEGKATIRLKEPAVDICLSKADASNLKNFISAVGLAHKGTDANPLPLSRLTPAKTSEIEKPRAKLIITCKRDYPLTKNFPYSLEHLQVSYCKLARVDMRMLCLKKLQKLDLSNNHIKKLPKTIGDLACLQELTLHSNFLESFEVALCNSTLRHSLKSLDLSENKLKALPVQFCNFKELVSLKLDGNELVQLPFAVGKLAKLRFLTATKNKLPYLPNSFKMLVLENLDLFGNPFVKANPMAPDIQLKVPLSLLETASRITLSYRIPYGPQLIPNNICQDLSVAKTCDCGGPCLSSFIQTIVVMNLHQVSRTVVLVDSMGGTEAPIVCYFCSLTCYSMFLDKYLQSTRV
- the RPS29 gene encoding small ribosomal subunit protein uS14 is translated as MGHQQLYWSHPRKFGQGSRSCRVCSNRHGLIRKYGLNMCRQCFRQYAKDIGFVKLD